Proteins from a single region of Gossypium arboreum isolate Shixiya-1 chromosome 1, ASM2569848v2, whole genome shotgun sequence:
- the LOC108480778 gene encoding F-box protein At5g07670-like codes for MSVLEENPDSPLKKRPPRWSDIWLKKTKPLKHVVFAMQLQSLASKDPKSQTLIPHFANIDRTLLLSDELLLKILSKLPLSQRNPNSLVCKRWLNLQGRLVRSLKILDWNFLVSGRLITRFPNLAHVDLLNGCLFSPRNSGILLTHRMVSMQMRYGNCSNWELLEENLLPVEVVDGGLQALANGCPNLRRLVVINASELGLLTLAEECLTLQELELHKCNDNVLRGIAACENLQILKLVGKVDGLYCSLVSDVGLTILAQGCKRLVKLELSGCEGSFDGIKAIGQCCLMLEELTICDHRMEDGWLAALSYCENLKTLRLLSCKRIDLDPGPDEYLGFCPSLERLYLQKCQLRSKKSLRALFRVCEAVREVVVLDCWGLDNDMFTSASVCRRVKFLSLEGCSLLTTEGLEATVLSWLDLETLVVVSCKNIKESDISPALATLFCNLKELRWRPDAKSLLSSSLMGTGMGKKGGKFFKRT; via the exons ATGTCAGTTTTGGAGGAAAACCCAGATTCCCCGTTGAAAAAGAGGCCGCCGCGGTGGTCAGACATTTGGCTCAAGAAAACAAAGCCATTGAAGCATGTGGTGTTCGCTATGCAGCTTCAGTCTTTAGCTTCTAAAGACCCCAAATCCCAAACCCTTATCCCCCATTTCGCTAACATCGACCGAACTCTTCTCTTATCTGACGAGCTCCTCCTAAAAATCCTCTCTAAGCTACCCCTTTCTCAAAGGAACCCTAACTCCCTTGTCTGCAAACGGTGGCTCAATCTCCAAGGCCGTTTGGTTCGGTCCTTGAAGATCCTAGATTGGAACTTTCTCGTTTCAGGTCGGTTAATCACTAGATTCCCTAACTTAGCACACGTGGATTTGCTCAATGGCTGTTTGTTTTCACCCCGTAATTCCGGGATTCTGTTAACTCATCGGATGGTTTCGATGCAAATGAGGTATGGGAATTGTTCAAATTGGGAGCTTTTGGAAGAAAACCTATTGCCTGTTGAAGTTGTTGATGGAGGTCTACAAGCACTTGCTAATGGCTGCCCCAATCTTCGAAGACTTGTGGTAATTAACGCCAGCGAGTTGGGGTTGTTAACCTTGGCTGAAGAATGTTTGACACTACAAGAGCTTGAGTTACATAAATGTAACGACAACGTTTTACGAGGGATTGCGGCGTGTGAGAATTTGCAAATCCTGAAACTCGTCGGAAAAGTTGACGGTCTTTATTGTTCATTGGTTTCCGATGTTGGGTTAACTATCTTAGCTCAAGGGTGCAAGAGGTTAGTTAAGCTTGAACTTAGTGGTTGTGAAGGGAGTTTTGATGGGATTAAAGCCATTGGGCAATGCTGTTTAATGCTAGAAGAATTAACTATTTGTGATCATAGAATGGAAGATGGATGGTTGGCTGCATTGTCTTATTGTGAGAATTTGAAGACTTTGAGGTTGCTGTCTTGTAAGAGGATCGACTTGGATCCCGGTCCCGATGAGTACTTGGGGTTTTGTCCGTCTCTCGAGCGATTGTATTTGCAAAAGTGTCAATTGCGGAGTAAGAAGAGTCTGAGAGCTTTGTTTCGAGTATGTGAAGCTGTGAGAGAGGTGGTTGTTTTGGACTGCTGGGGATTGGACAACGACATGTTCACCTCTGCTAGTGTTTGCAG GAGAGTGAAGTTCTTATCTTTAGAAGGATGCTCATTACTGACAACTGAAGGTTTGGAAGCCACGGTTCTTTCGTGGTTGGACCTCGAAACTCTGGTAGTCGTATCATGCAAGAACATAAAGGAAAGTGACATATCTCCCGCACTTGCAACCTTATTCTGTAATCTTAAAGAGTTGCGGTGGAGGCCAGACGCCAAATCTTTGCTTTCGTCGAGTCTTATGGGAACTGGCATGGGAAAAAAAGGTGGGAAATTTTTCAAAAGGACATGA